In one window of Phycisphaerae bacterium DNA:
- a CDS encoding family 20 glycosylhydrolase: MSKMFPINGVMIDMVRLTERLEYYQRLIDQCAGWGLNTILLHFTDDQGCAMKFESHPKLASRYALSKKQMAELVARADRRGVTLIPEIESFGHTSYITERAGYRHLADGPGGRFGFTAICPLHRETLALFGDLYREAAEVFATSPYIHIGCDEVNFGHSAHSRKLLDRTPKHAVFGQYVAALVKLVRKTGKEAIIWGDHLLHDERIAEYIDRKVIVHDWRYDPPLPPGQVTAVAKMGYRVIGGPGLMWYNYRLRCPTAAWEVLDEYIKRLGRLAADQRLGMINTVWVPTRYTSGAMWPALAVHAKRMAGKMRGKALREFFAEFWGVRSAELAEAVDRADRLAPSCSFMKLLWTNPSELAEAIWNFEPYSRQAEP; the protein is encoded by the coding sequence ATGTCGAAGATGTTCCCGATCAACGGCGTGATGATCGACATGGTGCGGCTGACCGAGCGGCTGGAGTATTACCAGCGGCTGATCGACCAGTGCGCGGGCTGGGGCCTTAACACGATTTTGCTGCACTTCACCGACGACCAGGGCTGTGCGATGAAGTTCGAGTCGCATCCGAAGCTGGCGTCGCGCTACGCCCTGAGCAAGAAGCAGATGGCGGAGCTGGTGGCGCGGGCGGACCGGCGGGGCGTGACGCTGATCCCCGAGATCGAGTCGTTCGGGCATACGTCGTACATCACCGAGCGTGCCGGGTATCGGCATCTGGCCGACGGGCCCGGCGGGCGGTTCGGGTTTACCGCGATCTGTCCGCTGCACCGCGAGACGCTGGCGCTGTTCGGCGACCTGTATCGCGAAGCGGCGGAAGTGTTCGCGACCTCACCGTACATCCACATCGGCTGCGACGAGGTGAACTTCGGGCATTCGGCCCACAGCCGCAAGCTGCTGGATCGGACGCCGAAGCACGCGGTCTTCGGCCAATACGTGGCGGCCCTGGTCAAGCTGGTGCGCAAGACGGGGAAGGAGGCGATCATCTGGGGCGATCATCTGCTGCACGACGAGCGGATCGCCGAGTACATCGACCGGAAGGTGATCGTGCACGACTGGCGCTACGACCCGCCGCTGCCGCCGGGACAGGTGACCGCCGTCGCCAAGATGGGCTATCGGGTGATCGGCGGGCCGGGCCTGATGTGGTACAACTATCGCCTACGCTGCCCGACGGCGGCATGGGAGGTGCTGGACGAGTATATCAAGCGGCTCGGTCGGTTGGCGGCGGATCAGCGGCTTGGCATGATCAACACGGTCTGGGTGCCCACGCGCTACACCAGCGGCGCGATGTGGCCGGCGCTGGCGGTTCACGCCAAGCGGATGGCGGGCAAGATGCGAGGCAAGGCGTTGCGGGAGTTCTTCGCGGAGTTCTGGGGCGTTCGGTCGGCTGAGTTGGCGGAGGCGGTTGATCGGGCCGATCGCTTGGCCCCGAGTTGTTCGTTCATGAAGCTGCTGTGGACCAATCCGAGCGAGCTGGCTGAGGCGATCTGGAACTTCGAGCCGTACAGCCGTCAGGCCGAACCGAT
- a CDS encoding AAA family ATPase, with translation MKVIVVTGAPGAGKTTLLPQLMEVLPSAAAFLDGDDVGRTRPANLTAERLNLIQDNMLACARNFAGWGAAYLVACFCLPSQERLDRLRTLLRAEGFPVLAVGLILDDEVLAGRHEGSEYIAEALRCNAGVKALSGVMTIDTTALSPEQTARAIAEAAGHDAFFS, from the coding sequence ATGAAGGTCATCGTGGTTACCGGCGCACCGGGAGCGGGTAAAACGACGTTGCTGCCGCAGCTCATGGAGGTTTTGCCTTCGGCGGCGGCGTTTCTCGATGGCGACGACGTTGGCCGAACCCGGCCGGCCAATCTGACAGCCGAACGGCTGAACCTGATCCAGGACAACATGCTCGCCTGCGCCCGCAACTTCGCCGGCTGGGGGGCTGCGTATCTGGTCGCGTGCTTCTGTTTGCCCAGCCAGGAACGGCTCGACCGTCTCCGGACTCTCCTGCGGGCGGAAGGTTTTCCCGTATTGGCGGTAGGACTGATCCTTGACGACGAGGTTCTGGCCGGGCGGCACGAAGGAAGCGAGTACATAGCCGAGGCCCTGCGCTGCAACGCCGGAGTCAAGGCGCTGTCCGGCGTGATGACCATCGACACCACGGCGTTGTCTCCCGAACAAACCGCCCGCGCGATCGCCGAGGCGGCCGGCCATGACGCCTTCTTCTCCTGA
- a CDS encoding mandelate racemase/muconate lactonizing enzyme family protein, translating into MKITNIECIPVQAPGRTLVPVLVETDAGLVGVGEAGLQRRWHAVDGAIRHMKQWLIGQDPMRIEYLWQRLFRGGFYPADRLIGSAIAGIDIAMWDIKGQVLGVPVYQLLGGRCRDYVECFTQPNYLVRDYCADAGDLLKALDDPDADPAAAAELARECRSRGHRYFRIGLTPDGERFDSRAAVRKLVAQLRAVRDALGDSMELMVDLHTRLSPDEAIWFCREIEPLNLFAVEDPIRSEHISGYRHIREHTGVPLAAGEQWANKWEFRAVIEEELVDYVRIDICIAGGLTEAKKIAAMAEAHLIRTLPHNPLGPVCTAASLHLDLACDNAGPQEVIFPPQTTLPDVFECAFAMDGVRLTVPEAPGIGVRFNRQAAKAHPAQMTEPPHFSREDGSFTNY; encoded by the coding sequence ATGAAGATCACCAACATCGAATGCATTCCCGTTCAGGCCCCCGGGCGGACGTTAGTACCGGTACTTGTGGAGACGGACGCGGGTCTGGTCGGCGTGGGCGAGGCGGGTTTGCAGCGGCGGTGGCACGCGGTGGACGGGGCGATTCGCCACATGAAGCAGTGGCTGATCGGCCAGGACCCGATGCGGATCGAGTACCTGTGGCAGCGGCTGTTTCGCGGCGGGTTCTACCCAGCCGACCGCCTGATCGGCTCGGCGATCGCGGGTATCGACATCGCGATGTGGGACATCAAGGGCCAGGTGCTCGGCGTGCCGGTCTATCAACTGCTGGGCGGGCGGTGCCGCGACTACGTGGAATGCTTCACTCAGCCGAATTACCTGGTCCGCGACTACTGCGCCGATGCCGGCGATCTGCTCAAGGCGCTGGACGATCCGGACGCCGACCCGGCTGCGGCGGCGGAGCTGGCCCGCGAATGCCGAAGCCGCGGGCACAGGTACTTTCGCATCGGGCTGACGCCGGACGGCGAGCGGTTCGACTCGCGGGCTGCGGTGCGCAAGCTCGTGGCCCAGCTTCGCGCGGTGCGCGACGCGCTGGGCGACTCGATGGAACTGATGGTCGATCTGCACACACGGCTCTCGCCGGATGAGGCGATCTGGTTCTGCCGCGAGATCGAGCCGCTGAACCTCTTCGCGGTCGAGGACCCGATCCGTTCCGAGCATATCAGCGGCTATCGGCACATTCGCGAGCATACCGGCGTGCCGCTGGCCGCGGGCGAGCAGTGGGCCAACAAGTGGGAATTCCGTGCGGTGATCGAGGAGGAGCTGGTGGATTACGTGCGGATCGACATCTGCATCGCCGGCGGGTTGACCGAGGCGAAGAAGATCGCGGCGATGGCCGAGGCCCATCTGATCAGGACGCTGCCGCACAACCCGCTGGGTCCGGTGTGCACCGCAGCGTCGCTGCATCTGGACCTGGCGTGCGACAACGCCGGCCCGCAGGAGGTGATTTTCCCGCCGCAGACCACGCTGCCCGATGTGTTCGAGTGCGCGTTCGCGATGGACGGCGTGCGCCTGACGGTCCCGGAGGCGCCGGGCATCGGCGTGAGGTTCAACCGCCAAGCGGCCAAGGCCCATCCGGCACAAATGACCGAACCGCCGCACTTTTCCCGCGAGGACGGTTCGTTTACGAACTACTGA
- a CDS encoding DUF861 domain-containing protein — protein sequence MANEMIKVAGKDVQLRPFEGMARWAGTRIVEIFDTSGKTRMGCGIHEIFKSETTEPDRTVDDILYILEGEVEIRFGDRSETFRSGDFAYLSAGITVTYVVPERVKLMYVVYPANWKSA from the coding sequence GTGCAACTCCGGCCGTTCGAGGGCATGGCCCGGTGGGCGGGAACGCGGATCGTGGAAATCTTCGACACCTCCGGTAAGACGCGGATGGGCTGCGGAATTCACGAGATCTTCAAATCGGAGACGACGGAACCGGACCGGACGGTGGACGACATTCTCTACATCCTTGAGGGCGAGGTGGAGATTCGCTTCGGCGACCGCTCGGAGACGTTTCGCTCCGGCGATTTCGCGTACCTTTCCGCGGGGATCACGGTGACGTACGTGGTTCCCGAGCGGGTGAAGCTGATGTACGTCGTGTACCCGGCGAATTGGAAGAGCGCGTGA